The Pseudomonas baetica genome includes a region encoding these proteins:
- a CDS encoding DUF6124 family protein, whose amino-acid sequence MFKITPNPPQTDAIPHDPALDPQKVKEATDRALDYYLKPEALGAPPGSPRFRPVFLVDPTLDDETLLVEACESLSYAHAMAGNIANSVGGPERKPLLALQQVIMLNELLANRLLDKLRLPE is encoded by the coding sequence ATGTTCAAAATCACACCCAACCCACCACAAACCGATGCAATCCCCCACGACCCCGCGCTCGACCCGCAAAAGGTCAAAGAAGCCACCGACCGCGCCCTCGACTACTACCTCAAACCCGAAGCACTGGGAGCCCCGCCAGGCTCGCCCAGGTTTCGCCCAGTGTTCCTCGTCGACCCCACGCTGGATGACGAAACCCTGCTGGTCGAGGCCTGCGAATCGCTTTCATACGCCCATGCCATGGCCGGCAATATCGCCAACTCGGTGGGCGGCCCGGAGCGCAAACCGTTGCTGGCGCTGCAACAGGTGATCATGTTGAACGAGCTGTTGGCCAATCGACTGCTGGATAAGCTGCGCTTGCCTGAGTAG
- a CDS encoding HEPN domain-containing protein translates to MEIQDQGFFWWANEDSETQRTAGLLTIDSSGLIKLELHETLPGRSGLGGVFGENLAESISLLGCLKASGQYVLLKGLAAVGGHTGHNSHETFIARECFISQRPPTFKSIDKISVSLDDLQQWIRPGKITFDRSKSSDGGGEAIEARLALNPDESLITSSGTLEVIHDFTGYEPDMWAHSINAGMSSRLAFTPTTAMTSEDALDWYRAVQDLLLILTNSNLTLRWPKLFWEEHGELTTAVFYFRRNAPADSPVKWHEMLLPFIMIRETFATLLENWIDQRKRLGPGISLYLGTRRNKPLYVEHRFVNLVWGLEALDRRVNASSCDDPKLTEKIQRLKKFVAENGEQLNRSDRKWLTGLLEQRSVERPLADRLYNLLKPVAIGLDDTKLKKFTRACADLRNDLSHHGGERKPGDYQYFISELLKKTDALSTLYLLRILSLTGFDSTHIKHMLYGTPNSLQLKEYLIGADLLPDVDIAELLANLKTHSSTAAPQDGDDTPS, encoded by the coding sequence ATGGAAATTCAAGACCAGGGGTTCTTCTGGTGGGCAAATGAAGATTCTGAGACGCAGAGGACGGCCGGCTTATTAACGATAGACTCAAGCGGACTGATCAAACTTGAACTGCACGAGACGTTGCCAGGGCGAAGCGGACTCGGCGGAGTTTTTGGTGAAAACCTTGCGGAGTCCATTTCCCTGTTGGGTTGTTTGAAAGCCAGCGGCCAATATGTATTGCTCAAGGGGCTGGCTGCCGTCGGTGGGCACACGGGGCACAATTCACATGAAACGTTTATAGCCCGTGAATGTTTTATCTCCCAAAGGCCACCCACCTTTAAAAGCATCGATAAGATCAGTGTGTCCCTGGATGATCTACAGCAGTGGATACGCCCCGGGAAAATCACCTTTGATCGATCAAAGAGTAGTGATGGTGGTGGCGAGGCAATCGAAGCCAGGCTGGCGCTAAATCCGGATGAGTCGTTGATCACCTCATCGGGAACGCTTGAAGTTATTCATGACTTCACCGGTTACGAACCCGACATGTGGGCCCATTCAATCAATGCCGGCATGTCTTCAAGACTGGCGTTCACGCCAACAACAGCGATGACAAGCGAGGATGCACTGGACTGGTACCGTGCCGTCCAGGATTTATTGCTGATTCTTACGAATTCAAATTTAACGCTCAGGTGGCCGAAATTATTCTGGGAAGAACATGGAGAACTCACTACGGCCGTCTTTTATTTTCGCCGCAACGCACCGGCCGACAGCCCGGTAAAATGGCATGAAATGCTACTGCCGTTCATTATGATCCGCGAGACGTTTGCAACCCTGCTGGAAAACTGGATAGACCAACGAAAACGTTTAGGCCCGGGCATCAGCCTTTATCTGGGAACCCGCCGCAACAAGCCCCTTTATGTAGAGCATCGCTTTGTCAATCTTGTGTGGGGGCTGGAAGCGCTGGATCGCCGCGTCAACGCGTCAAGCTGTGACGACCCTAAACTTACGGAAAAAATTCAGCGACTGAAGAAGTTCGTTGCAGAAAACGGCGAACAACTCAACCGTAGTGATCGTAAATGGTTAACGGGGCTATTAGAGCAGCGTAGCGTGGAACGGCCACTGGCAGACAGGCTCTACAACCTGTTAAAGCCCGTGGCTATCGGGCTTGATGACACAAAACTCAAAAAATTTACCCGCGCCTGCGCCGACCTTCGAAATGACCTGTCTCATCACGGTGGTGAAAGGAAGCCGGGGGATTATCAGTATTTCATCAGTGAATTGCTGAAAAAAACTGATGCACTTTCCACCCTTTACCTCCTGCGAATCCTCAGCCTGACAGGCTTCGACTCGACGCACATCAAGCACATGCTTTATGGCACGCCGAACTCGCTCCAGCTCAAGGAATACTTAATCGGAGCTGACTTGCTTCCCGATGTAGACATCGCTGAACTTCTCGCCAATTTAAAGACCCACAGTTCAACAGCAGCACCACAAGATGGAGACGATACGCCCTCTTAA
- a CDS encoding MetQ/NlpA family ABC transporter substrate-binding protein — MLKKAGLTLAVLGALVTSFGAQALEPLRVAADPVPHAQILAYVQKIDPQLNLKIIEIPNGVNSNELLVHGDVDANYFQHLPYLKSQEQALGEKLAVAATVHIEPLGIYSHRHKSFADVPAKGTVAVPNNVTNLSRALYLLQDNGLIKLKPGFNNPATDQATPKDIAENPKQLKILEIESPQIPRSLDDVDLAVINGNYALDAGLVPAKDALGLEKAEHNPYANILVTTPNLQSDPRIAQLAKDLTSPQVAKYITDNFAGSVIPVADAKP; from the coding sequence ATGTTGAAAAAAGCAGGTTTGACCCTGGCCGTCCTCGGCGCGCTGGTGACCTCGTTTGGTGCTCAGGCGCTGGAGCCATTACGTGTCGCTGCCGACCCGGTGCCCCATGCGCAGATTCTGGCGTACGTGCAGAAGATCGACCCGCAACTCAATCTGAAAATCATCGAGATCCCCAACGGCGTGAACTCCAACGAGCTGCTGGTGCATGGCGATGTCGACGCCAATTACTTCCAACACCTGCCGTATCTGAAGTCTCAGGAGCAGGCCCTCGGCGAGAAACTCGCCGTCGCGGCCACCGTGCATATCGAACCGTTGGGCATCTACTCGCACCGGCATAAAAGTTTCGCTGATGTGCCGGCAAAAGGCACCGTCGCCGTGCCCAACAACGTCACTAACCTGAGCCGTGCGCTGTACCTGTTGCAGGACAACGGCCTGATCAAACTCAAGCCCGGTTTCAACAATCCGGCAACGGACCAGGCGACGCCCAAGGACATTGCCGAAAACCCGAAACAGTTGAAGATCCTGGAGATCGAATCACCGCAGATTCCCCGCTCGCTGGACGATGTCGATCTGGCGGTGATCAACGGCAACTATGCGCTGGACGCCGGACTGGTGCCGGCCAAGGATGCGCTGGGCCTGGAGAAGGCCGAGCACAACCCCTACGCCAACATTCTGGTGACCACACCGAACTTGCAGAGCGACCCGCGCATCGCGCAACTGGCCAAAGACCTGACCTCGCCGCAAGTGGCCAAGTACATCACCGATAACTTCGCCGGCTCGGTGATTCCGGTGGCGGACGCGAAGCCATGA
- a CDS encoding isopenicillin N synthase family dioxygenase translates to MPRTLDITALPTLDLSLFEGTAQQRYEFLENLRHAARDVGFFYLTGHGIDSASLKQVQDHARQFFALPDSEKTAVGMINSPHFRGYNRAASEITRGQPDQREQFDLGAEREVLPLQADSPFWARLQGPNQWPAALPELKPLLLDWQQAMTHMSLRLLQAFAQALSLRADAFDQLYGDKPNEHIKLMRYPGQPVDASNQGVGAHKDSGFLSFLLQDEQAGLQVEIEEGRWIDALPRENTLVVNIGELLELATNGYLRATVHRVVSPPEGSERLSIAFFLGAQLDATVPLYPLPTALLREARGPASDPLNPLFRDVGWNYLKGRLRSHPDVAQRFYADALLPPAPARKTA, encoded by the coding sequence ATGCCGCGTACCCTGGACATCACTGCATTACCGACGCTGGACCTTTCGTTGTTCGAAGGCACGGCGCAACAGCGTTATGAATTTCTTGAAAACCTGCGTCACGCCGCGCGCGACGTCGGCTTCTTCTATCTCACCGGTCATGGCATCGACAGCGCTTCGCTCAAGCAAGTGCAGGATCACGCCCGGCAATTCTTCGCCTTGCCCGACAGCGAAAAAACCGCCGTCGGCATGATCAACTCGCCGCACTTTCGCGGCTACAACCGCGCGGCTTCCGAGATCACCCGCGGCCAACCTGACCAGCGCGAACAGTTTGATCTGGGCGCCGAGCGTGAAGTCTTGCCTTTGCAAGCGGACAGCCCGTTCTGGGCGCGGCTGCAAGGCCCGAATCAATGGCCGGCGGCGCTGCCGGAACTCAAACCCTTGCTACTCGATTGGCAGCAGGCGATGACGCACATGTCGTTGCGCCTGCTGCAAGCGTTCGCCCAGGCACTGTCGCTACGGGCAGACGCTTTTGATCAGTTATACGGCGACAAACCCAATGAACACATCAAGCTGATGCGCTATCCGGGCCAGCCGGTCGATGCGAGCAATCAGGGCGTCGGTGCGCACAAGGATTCCGGTTTCCTCAGCTTCCTGTTGCAGGACGAACAGGCCGGTCTGCAAGTGGAGATCGAAGAGGGCCGCTGGATCGATGCGCTGCCCCGGGAAAACACGTTGGTGGTGAACATCGGCGAATTGCTGGAGCTGGCCACCAACGGTTATCTGCGCGCCACCGTGCATCGGGTTGTCTCGCCGCCCGAAGGCAGCGAACGCCTGTCCATCGCCTTCTTCCTTGGCGCGCAACTCGACGCCACGGTGCCGCTGTATCCCTTGCCCACCGCGTTGTTGCGTGAAGCGCGCGGGCCGGCCAGTGATCCGCTCAACCCCCTGTTTCGCGATGTCGGCTGGAACTACCTCAAGGGTCGTTTGCGCTCGCATCCCGATGTGGCGCAACGGTTCTATGCCGATGCGCTGCTGCCGCCAGCACCCGCTCGCAAAACCGCCTGA
- a CDS encoding NAD(P)-dependent alcohol dehydrogenase, protein MLVQAYGAHAGDKPLEPMQINRRAPAAHDVQVDIAFCGICHSDLHQVRAEWAGTQFPCVPGHEIVGRVSAVGAHVADYKVGDLVGVGCIVDSCKHCDDCEAGLENYCDGMIGTYNFPTPDAPGWTLGGYSQNIVVHERYVLRIRHPEAQLAAVAPLLCAGITTYSPLRHWQAGPGKKVGVVGIGGLGHMGIKLAHAMGAHVVAFTTSESKREAAKQLGADEVVVSRNAEEMAAHAKSFDFILNTVAAPHDLDAFLVLLKRDGALTLVGAPASPHPSPNVFNLIMKRRTIAGSMIGGIAETQEMLDFCAEHSIVSDIELIHADQINESYERMLKGDVKYRFVIDNATLAG, encoded by the coding sequence ATGCTCGTACAAGCCTACGGTGCCCACGCTGGCGACAAACCCCTTGAGCCGATGCAGATCAATCGCCGCGCGCCCGCCGCCCATGATGTGCAGGTCGACATTGCCTTCTGTGGCATTTGCCATTCGGACCTGCATCAGGTGCGCGCCGAATGGGCCGGCACGCAATTCCCCTGCGTACCGGGCCATGAAATTGTCGGACGCGTCTCGGCCGTCGGCGCACATGTCGCGGATTATAAAGTCGGTGATCTGGTCGGTGTCGGTTGCATCGTCGACAGCTGCAAACATTGCGATGACTGCGAAGCCGGCCTGGAAAACTACTGCGACGGCATGATCGGCACCTACAACTTCCCGACGCCGGACGCCCCCGGCTGGACCCTCGGCGGCTATTCGCAAAACATCGTCGTGCACGAACGCTACGTGCTGCGCATCCGCCATCCCGAAGCGCAACTGGCGGCCGTCGCACCGCTGCTGTGCGCCGGCATCACCACCTACTCGCCGCTGCGTCACTGGCAGGCCGGGCCGGGCAAGAAGGTCGGCGTGGTCGGCATCGGTGGTCTCGGTCACATGGGCATCAAACTGGCCCATGCCATGGGCGCGCATGTCGTGGCGTTCACCACTTCCGAATCCAAACGCGAAGCGGCCAAACAACTGGGCGCCGATGAAGTTGTCGTGTCACGCAATGCCGAAGAGATGGCCGCGCATGCCAAGAGCTTCGACTTCATTCTCAACACCGTCGCAGCGCCACATGATCTCGATGCGTTTCTGGTGCTGCTCAAGCGTGATGGCGCGTTGACGCTGGTGGGGGCGCCCGCCTCGCCGCATCCTTCGCCAAACGTGTTCAACCTGATCATGAAGCGCCGCACGATTGCCGGTTCGATGATTGGCGGCATTGCCGAGACGCAGGAGATGCTGGATTTCTGTGCCGAGCACAGCATCGTTTCCGACATCGAACTGATCCACGCTGACCAGATCAATGAATCCTACGAGCGCATGCTCAAGGGTGACGTGAAATATCGCTTCGTGATCGACAACGCGACGCTGGCTGGCTGA
- a CDS encoding Gfo/Idh/MocA family protein, with product MQPIRLGLVGYGKIAQDQHVPAILANPGFQLVSVATQGQPCAGVENFQSLSELLEHGPQVDAIAFCTPPQGRFALVQQALAAGKHVLVEKPPCATLGEAMALVTLAEHQGVSALFAWHSRYAPGIAAARDWLASRTLQSVQIDWKEDVRKWHPGQTWIWQPGGLGVFDPGINALSIVTHLLTLPLFVESAELRVPGNCQSPIAASIKMSDARHLDVRAEFDFDHGHDELWSIEVRCAEGVLRLDNGGALLSIDGVRQTVSEEGEYAAVYRHFQQLIGDKASDLDLQPLRLVADSFFVGSRVSVAPFYDA from the coding sequence ATGCAACCGATCCGTCTCGGCCTGGTGGGCTACGGCAAAATTGCGCAGGATCAACACGTGCCGGCGATCCTCGCCAATCCCGGCTTCCAGTTGGTGTCCGTCGCCACGCAAGGCCAGCCCTGCGCCGGTGTAGAGAATTTTCAGTCGTTGAGCGAGTTGCTCGAACACGGCCCGCAGGTTGATGCGATTGCGTTCTGCACGCCGCCGCAAGGGCGTTTCGCACTGGTGCAACAAGCGCTGGCTGCCGGCAAACATGTGCTGGTGGAAAAACCGCCGTGCGCCACATTGGGTGAGGCGATGGCGTTGGTGACGCTGGCTGAGCACCAAGGTGTCAGCGCGTTGTTCGCCTGGCATTCACGTTACGCCCCCGGCATCGCCGCCGCCCGCGACTGGCTCGCGAGCCGCACCCTGCAAAGCGTGCAGATCGACTGGAAGGAAGACGTGCGCAAATGGCACCCCGGCCAGACCTGGATCTGGCAACCGGGCGGCCTGGGCGTTTTCGATCCGGGCATCAATGCCTTGTCGATCGTGACGCACCTGCTGACGCTGCCATTGTTTGTCGAATCCGCCGAACTGCGCGTGCCGGGCAACTGCCAGTCGCCAATTGCCGCGTCGATCAAAATGTCTGACGCGCGCCACCTCGATGTGCGCGCCGAGTTCGATTTCGACCATGGTCATGATGAGTTATGGAGCATCGAAGTTCGCTGCGCCGAAGGTGTGTTGCGACTGGATAACGGCGGCGCGTTGTTGAGCATCGACGGGGTGCGTCAGACCGTGTCGGAGGAGGGCGAATACGCCGCGGTGTATCGGCATTTCCAGCAGTTGATTGGCGACAAGGCCAGTGATCTGGATCTGCAGCCATTGCGGTTGGTGGCGGATAGTTTCTTTGTCGGCAGTCGCGTGTCGGTCGCGCCGTTCTACGACGCCTGA
- a CDS encoding methionine ABC transporter permease — translation MNRSINWDEILQLVLNATGETVYMVLLAGLFTLLIGLPLGVLLFISRRTGLAPMPRFNAALSGLVNLGRSLPFVVMLIALIPLTRLVVGTTLGSTAAVVPITIGAFPFFARIVENALDEVDKGRIEAILAMGGDIRHVIFKVLLPEALPALLAGITLTLVMLIGFSSMAGVIGGGGLGDLAIRYGYQRFNNEVMVATVVVLVILVQGVQSLGDRLVRSLAHRR, via the coding sequence ATGAATCGCTCGATCAATTGGGATGAAATCCTGCAACTGGTGCTCAACGCCACCGGTGAAACCGTGTACATGGTCTTGCTCGCCGGGCTGTTCACGCTGTTGATCGGCCTGCCGCTGGGCGTGTTGCTGTTCATCAGCCGCCGCACCGGACTGGCGCCGATGCCACGCTTCAATGCGGCGCTGAGCGGGCTGGTCAATCTTGGGCGTTCGTTGCCGTTCGTGGTGATGCTGATTGCCCTGATCCCGCTGACCCGGTTGGTGGTTGGCACGACACTGGGCAGCACCGCTGCGGTGGTGCCGATCACCATCGGCGCGTTTCCGTTCTTCGCGCGCATTGTCGAAAACGCCCTGGACGAAGTCGACAAGGGCCGCATCGAAGCGATCCTCGCCATGGGCGGTGACATTCGCCATGTGATTTTCAAAGTGCTGTTGCCCGAAGCGCTGCCGGCGTTGCTGGCGGGGATCACCCTGACGCTGGTAATGCTCATCGGTTTTTCCTCGATGGCGGGGGTGATTGGTGGCGGCGGGCTCGGCGATCTGGCCATCCGTTATGGCTATCAACGGTTCAACAATGAAGTGATGGTCGCCACCGTGGTGGTGCTGGTCATTCTCGTTCAGGGCGTGCAAAGCCTGGGCGATCGGCTGGTGCGTTCACTGGCCCATCGACGTTAA
- a CDS encoding methionine ABC transporter ATP-binding protein translates to MIIVEQLSKTYPSAPAPALDQVSLSIPDGAVYGILGRSGAGKSTLLRCLNLLERPDSGRILLDGVDLRALSDKALRQQRQRIGMIFQGFNLLHSRNVFDNIAVPLEIANVGKPWRHVRVRELLALVGLSDKAQAFPSQLSGGQKQRVGIARALAAEPAYLLSDEATSALDPETTESILELLRDINRQLGLTIVLITHELDVVKSICDHAALMANGRLIEAGPVPRLLADPQSTLGRSLRPTCGLPLGHDSPGLSFLKQYGARAAQS, encoded by the coding sequence ATGATCATCGTCGAGCAGTTGAGCAAGACCTACCCGTCAGCGCCGGCGCCTGCCCTGGATCAGGTGTCGCTGAGCATTCCCGACGGTGCGGTCTACGGGATTCTCGGGCGCAGCGGAGCGGGCAAATCGACGCTGCTGCGTTGCCTTAATCTGCTCGAACGACCGGACAGCGGTCGGATTCTGCTGGACGGTGTCGACCTCAGGGCGCTGTCCGACAAGGCGTTGCGCCAACAACGGCAACGCATCGGCATGATCTTTCAGGGCTTCAACCTGCTGCACTCGCGCAATGTGTTCGACAACATCGCCGTGCCGCTGGAAATCGCCAACGTCGGCAAGCCGTGGCGCCATGTGCGGGTTCGCGAATTGCTGGCGCTGGTCGGCTTGAGCGACAAGGCGCAGGCCTTTCCCTCGCAATTGTCCGGTGGCCAGAAACAGCGGGTGGGCATCGCCCGGGCCCTGGCGGCGGAACCGGCGTATTTGCTGTCGGACGAAGCCACCAGCGCCCTCGACCCGGAAACCACCGAATCGATTCTGGAGCTGCTGCGCGATATCAACCGGCAACTGGGCCTGACCATCGTGCTGATCACCCATGAACTGGACGTGGTCAAGTCGATCTGCGATCACGCAGCGCTGATGGCCAACGGGCGGTTGATCGAGGCCGGCCCGGTGCCACGGCTGCTGGCTGATCCGCAATCGACACTCGGCCGTTCGCTACGGCCCACCTGCGGATTGCCGTTGGGTCATGACTCGCCCGGCCTGAGCTTTCTCAAGCAATACGGCGCGCGGGCGGCGCAGTCATGA
- a CDS encoding sugar ABC transporter ATP-binding protein, producing the protein MSAPVAVAPEPLIRVREVSKVFGSNRALDRVSLEIYPAEVVALLGVNGAGKSTLVKILAGSQRADGGEILVDAQPRHFSSPLSARRVGIVAVHQQINEGIAPGLSVAENLLLDELCRPDADFWLNRKRLLERAANIAAGLGLSLPLEQPIEHLGQAERQLVVLARAFALQPRLLILDEPTAALSDAEAQRLFRLIDTLRSRGVAILYISHRLSDLQRVADRAIVLRDGRLAGAFTARQLPEAVQAMLGQALAQHTYVPRVAGREVLKLSAMKILPRSNAFDLSLHENEIVVLTGLLGAGKSEIAEVLFGLRSAVSGTAQLEGVDWRAGSPREAIRSGVFLAAEDRASQSLVPDFSLRRTLTMPFLERFTRGGFIRNRAEAAAVEAQVAALGIKTAGIDVPMTALSGGNQQKVVLGRWLLGEGRVLILDEPFQGVDVRARREIGQLLRDSAKGRATLVICADVDEALEIADRILLVRDHAVVAEYPRAGLNRATLVAALAGTDAVENPLQATPRSRASA; encoded by the coding sequence ATGAGTGCACCTGTCGCTGTGGCCCCTGAGCCGCTGATTCGGGTACGTGAGGTCAGTAAGGTTTTCGGTTCGAACCGGGCACTGGATCGGGTCAGCCTGGAGATTTATCCCGCCGAAGTGGTAGCGCTGCTGGGCGTCAATGGTGCGGGCAAATCGACGCTGGTGAAGATTCTGGCTGGCAGTCAGCGCGCGGATGGCGGCGAGATACTGGTGGACGCTCAGCCGCGCCATTTCAGCTCGCCGTTGTCGGCGCGAAGGGTCGGAATTGTCGCGGTGCATCAGCAGATCAATGAAGGCATTGCACCGGGTTTGAGCGTGGCGGAAAACCTGCTGCTCGATGAGCTATGCCGCCCTGATGCCGACTTCTGGCTCAATCGCAAACGTCTGCTGGAGCGCGCCGCGAACATTGCCGCAGGGCTTGGGTTGAGCTTGCCGCTGGAGCAGCCGATCGAGCATCTGGGCCAGGCCGAACGGCAACTGGTGGTGCTGGCCCGGGCGTTCGCTTTGCAGCCACGCTTGCTGATTCTGGACGAGCCGACCGCTGCCTTGTCGGATGCCGAAGCGCAGCGCTTGTTTCGCTTGATCGATACGTTACGCAGTCGTGGCGTGGCAATTCTGTACATCTCCCATCGGTTGTCCGATCTGCAGCGGGTGGCGGATCGCGCCATTGTCCTGCGTGATGGGCGGCTGGCGGGGGCGTTCACGGCGCGGCAATTGCCCGAGGCGGTGCAGGCGATGCTCGGGCAGGCGCTTGCGCAACACACTTACGTGCCGCGTGTGGCCGGGCGGGAAGTGCTGAAACTCAGTGCGATGAAAATCCTGCCTCGGTCGAACGCGTTTGACCTGAGCCTGCACGAAAACGAAATAGTGGTGCTGACCGGGTTGCTCGGCGCCGGGAAAAGCGAGATTGCCGAGGTGCTGTTTGGCCTGCGATCCGCTGTCTCAGGCACCGCGCAACTGGAGGGCGTTGACTGGCGCGCCGGCTCCCCCCGTGAGGCGATTCGCAGCGGCGTGTTCTTGGCCGCCGAAGATCGCGCCAGTCAATCGCTGGTGCCTGATTTTTCCTTACGTCGCACCCTGACTATGCCGTTTCTTGAACGCTTCACTCGCGGCGGTTTTATCCGCAATCGCGCTGAAGCCGCTGCGGTCGAGGCGCAAGTGGCGGCGCTGGGGATCAAGACCGCGGGCATCGATGTGCCGATGACCGCGTTATCCGGCGGCAATCAACAGAAAGTCGTGTTGGGCCGCTGGTTGCTCGGGGAAGGGCGGGTGCTGATCCTCGACGAGCCCTTTCAAGGTGTCGACGTGCGCGCCCGTCGCGAGATCGGCCAGTTGCTGCGCGACAGCGCCAAAGGCCGCGCGACGCTGGTGATTTGCGCCGATGTTGATGAAGCCCTGGAAATTGCCGACCGCATCCTGCTGGTGCGCGATCACGCGGTAGTCGCCGAATATCCGCGTGCCGGCCTCAACCGCGCCACGCTGGTCGCCGCACTGGCCGGCACCGACGCTGTTGAAAATCCCCTTCAAGCCACGCCAAGGAGCAGAGCGAGTGCCTGA
- a CDS encoding TIGR02466 family protein, translating into MQSSTTLVDPELIMIRRLFATPLASLQYPHAETLNAELKTLITQRMAQDLCGTQRSNEGGWQSSNDFSTWGGDACDALVRFATDFAGQLTAVHSEQYGLTEPAFAWKLNAWANVNQAGHSNSLHGHPGAFWSGVYWVDAGGREDDPAVGGDLEFLDPRGMVASTYNPALRMRVEDCLTAGFSTTCAAQSGTFLMFPSWLMHLVQRFEGTRPRISIAFNFGA; encoded by the coding sequence ATGCAGTCGAGCACTACTCTGGTGGATCCTGAGCTGATCATGATCCGCCGGCTGTTCGCAACACCTCTGGCCAGTCTCCAATACCCCCATGCAGAAACCCTCAACGCCGAGCTGAAAACCCTCATCACCCAGCGCATGGCGCAAGACCTGTGCGGCACGCAGCGCAGCAATGAAGGTGGCTGGCAGTCCAGCAACGACTTCTCGACATGGGGTGGCGACGCCTGTGATGCCTTGGTGCGCTTCGCCACCGACTTCGCCGGGCAACTGACCGCCGTTCACAGCGAGCAATACGGCCTGACCGAACCGGCATTCGCATGGAAACTCAACGCCTGGGCCAACGTGAATCAGGCCGGCCACAGCAACTCACTGCATGGCCATCCCGGTGCATTCTGGTCCGGGGTTTACTGGGTCGACGCTGGCGGCCGCGAAGACGACCCGGCCGTCGGCGGTGATCTGGAATTCCTCGACCCGCGCGGCATGGTCGCCTCAACCTACAACCCTGCCCTGCGTATGCGCGTCGAAGACTGTCTGACCGCTGGTTTCAGCACGACCTGTGCCGCCCAAAGTGGAACCTTCCTGATGTTCCCGTCGTGGCTGATGCATTTAGTGCAGCGCTTTGAGGGGACGAGGCCGAGGATTTCCATAGCGTTCAACTTTGGCGCCTGA
- a CDS encoding tRNA (adenine(22)-N(1))-methyltransferase, with protein sequence MNEQTLSTRLERVAAHVPAGARLADIGSDHGYLPVALMRRGVIEAAVAGEVALTPFHSAQRTVRDNDLQQHITVRLANGLAAIEPGDRVTAVSICGMGGETIRDILDSGKARLSGEERLILQPNGGEQPLRQWLMNNGYRILSEEVLRENLFDYEIIVAERAESVSYTDQELYFGPLQMQARSPAFLDKWQRKLRLKQQTLSHFTRAQQALPEAKVQEVAREAQWIAELLA encoded by the coding sequence TTGAACGAACAAACATTGTCCACGCGCCTGGAGCGCGTGGCGGCGCATGTGCCAGCCGGCGCACGGCTGGCCGATATCGGCTCGGATCACGGCTATCTGCCGGTGGCGTTGATGCGGCGTGGTGTGATTGAAGCGGCCGTGGCCGGTGAGGTGGCGTTGACGCCCTTTCATTCGGCTCAGCGCACGGTGCGCGACAACGATCTGCAGCAACACATTACCGTGCGTCTGGCCAATGGGCTGGCGGCGATCGAGCCTGGCGACAGGGTCACCGCCGTCAGTATCTGCGGCATGGGCGGCGAGACGATCCGCGACATCCTCGACAGCGGCAAAGCGCGTTTGAGCGGCGAAGAACGCCTGATCCTGCAACCCAACGGCGGCGAGCAGCCACTGCGCCAATGGCTGATGAATAACGGCTACCGCATCCTCAGCGAGGAAGTGCTGCGGGAGAACCTTTTCGACTATGAAATCATTGTCGCCGAACGCGCAGAATCCGTGAGCTACACCGATCAGGAGTTGTACTTCGGCCCCTTGCAGATGCAGGCTCGCAGCCCGGCGTTCCTGGACAAATGGCAACGCAAGCTACGTCTGAAGCAGCAGACGTTGAGTCACTTCACTCGAGCGCAGCAGGCTTTGCCCGAGGCGAAAGTGCAAGAAGTTGCTCGCGAGGCGCAATGGATTGCCGAGCTGTTGGCTTGA